Proteins found in one Acidobacteriota bacterium genomic segment:
- the recA gene encoding recombinase RecA: MKEDDVDQKQTSKTRAMDAALSQIEKQFGKGAIMKMGQKEAAVKADSIPTGSISFDQALGIGGFPRGRVVEIYGPEATGKTTLALHVIAEAQQRGGQAAFIDAEHAMDPTYAARIGIDIDNLLISQPDYGEQALEIAEVLVRSGAVDVIVVDSVAALVPKAELEGDMGDAHMGLQARLMSQALRKLTAIVSRSKTCFIFINQLREKIGVFIGNPETTTGGRALKFYSSLRIDVRRLATLKDGDNVIGNRVKVKIVKNKMAPPFRDAQFDIIYGEGISREGDLVDCGLQYGVLERSGTWYSYGNERVGQGRDNVKKLLKENPELAARLEADIRAKIDPDAAKADPEKPVMEKPAKG; the protein is encoded by the coding sequence ATGAAGGAAGACGACGTCGATCAGAAGCAGACCTCGAAGACCCGGGCCATGGACGCGGCCCTGTCCCAGATCGAAAAGCAGTTCGGCAAGGGCGCCATCATGAAAATGGGCCAGAAGGAAGCCGCCGTCAAGGCGGACAGCATCCCGACGGGATCGATTTCCTTCGACCAGGCCCTGGGCATCGGCGGGTTTCCGCGGGGCCGGGTGGTTGAAATCTACGGACCCGAGGCCACGGGCAAGACAACCCTCGCGCTCCATGTCATCGCCGAGGCCCAGCAGCGGGGCGGCCAGGCGGCTTTCATCGACGCCGAGCACGCCATGGATCCGACCTATGCCGCGCGGATCGGCATCGACATCGACAACCTCCTGATCTCACAACCCGATTACGGTGAGCAGGCGCTCGAAATCGCCGAGGTCCTGGTCCGGAGCGGCGCCGTCGACGTCATTGTCGTCGACTCGGTGGCCGCCCTGGTGCCCAAAGCCGAGCTTGAGGGGGACATGGGCGACGCCCACATGGGCCTTCAGGCGCGGTTGATGTCGCAGGCGCTCCGGAAGCTGACGGCCATCGTCAGCCGGTCCAAGACGTGCTTCATTTTCATCAACCAGCTCCGGGAGAAAATCGGTGTCTTTATCGGCAATCCGGAGACGACGACGGGCGGGCGAGCCCTGAAGTTCTACTCGTCGCTTCGCATCGACGTCCGGCGCCTGGCCACGCTCAAGGACGGCGACAACGTCATCGGCAACCGGGTCAAGGTCAAGATCGTCAAAAACAAGATGGCCCCTCCGTTCCGCGATGCCCAGTTCGACATCATCTATGGCGAGGGCATCTCGCGGGAAGGCGACCTGGTGGACTGCGGGCTGCAGTATGGTGTGTTGGAAAGGTCCGGGACCTGGTATTCCTACGGGAACGAAAGGGTCGGGCAGGGGCGCGACAACGTCAAGAAGCTCCTCAAGGAAAATCCCGAACTCGCCGCACGGCTGGAGGCCGACATCCGGGCCAAGATCGATCCGGACGCGGCCAAAGCCGATCCGGAAAAACCGGTGATGGAAAAGCCCGCCAAGGGTTGA
- a CDS encoding TspO/MBR family protein has protein sequence MTISGYFRLAVCVVACLAAGFLGSFFTRASVSTWFRELRKPAFNPPDWLFGPVWTVLYIMMGVALFLVIREGFKTPAVRAAFAVFAVQLVLNITWSALFFGLKSPGAAFVEIVVLWAAIAATIALFKPISTAAAVLLIPYILWVTFAAALNFAIWRLN, from the coding sequence ATGACGATTTCCGGCTATTTCCGATTGGCCGTCTGCGTTGTCGCCTGTCTGGCGGCCGGTTTCCTCGGATCGTTTTTCACGAGGGCCTCGGTTTCGACCTGGTTCCGGGAACTCCGGAAGCCGGCCTTCAATCCGCCGGACTGGCTCTTCGGGCCGGTCTGGACCGTGCTCTACATCATGATGGGGGTGGCGCTTTTCCTGGTGATCCGGGAGGGCTTCAAAACCCCGGCGGTTCGTGCGGCTTTTGCGGTGTTCGCCGTCCAGCTCGTGCTCAACATCACTTGGTCCGCGTTGTTTTTCGGACTCAAGTCGCCCGGCGCGGCGTTCGTCGAAATCGTCGTCCTGTGGGCGGCCATCGCCGCGACGATCGCCCTGTTCAAACCGATCTCGACCGCCGCGGCGGTGCTTTTGATACCTTATATTTTGTGGGTTACCTTCGCGGCTGCGCTGAATTTCGCCATTTGGAGGTTGAACTGA
- a CDS encoding Fe-Mn family superoxide dismutase encodes MSYKAKDYAGLIGMPGFSETLLKNHFTLYQGYVTNTNKVLDTLDQMVKDGKAGEPAYAELKRRLGWEWNGMRLHEYYFENLGGKTALDTNGKAAQALAKGFGSVENWEKDFRATAGMRGIGWVILYHDDMAGRMFNSWINEHDVAHPAGCRPLLILDVFEHAFMIDYGLKKADYVEAFFKNIDWKAVESRLP; translated from the coding sequence ATGTCTTACAAAGCCAAGGATTACGCGGGCCTCATCGGGATGCCCGGCTTCAGTGAGACGCTGCTGAAGAACCACTTTACGCTTTACCAGGGTTACGTGACGAACACGAACAAGGTGCTCGACACGCTGGATCAGATGGTGAAGGACGGCAAGGCGGGCGAGCCCGCATATGCCGAGCTCAAGCGGCGTCTGGGCTGGGAATGGAACGGCATGCGGCTCCATGAGTACTACTTCGAAAACCTGGGCGGAAAGACCGCGCTCGATACGAACGGCAAGGCGGCCCAGGCGCTGGCCAAGGGGTTCGGAAGCGTGGAGAACTGGGAAAAGGACTTTCGGGCCACGGCCGGGATGCGGGGGATCGGCTGGGTCATTCTCTATCATGACGACATGGCCGGCCGGATGTTCAACTCCTGGATCAACGAGCACGACGTCGCCCATCCGGCGGGTTGCCGGCCGCTTCTCATTCTGGACGTCTTCGAGCACGCCTTCATGATCGACTACGGGCTGAAAAAGGCGGACTACGTCGAGGCCTTCTTCAAGAACATCGACTGGAAGGCCGTCGAGTCGCGGCTGCCCTGA
- a CDS encoding deoxyribodipyrimidine photo-lyase, giving the protein MIQHERVRFLNNAELRDGDFVLYWIQASQREETNHALEYAVNRANDLNKPLVVLFGLRPSFPEAAVRAYAFMLEGLKETAEALRDRGILMVVRLGSPWEEAVKAAEGACLVVVDRGYLRIEREWRTRAAKALACPLVQVESEVVVPVETAYGKEAYTAAVLRPRIHRRLAEFLVPLRKTGLKKDSLGLRLESLDISDPEKTSAGLSVDRSVGPAPSIRGGTSKALALLKAFIDKKLPRYAEERNDPNADVQSGLSPYLHFGQISPLTAALAVSRTPGPGKASFLEELIVRRELGMNYAFFNAAYDSYRGLPDWCRATLEKHKGDKREYVYAMDKLERAETHDPYWNAAQLEMTLTGKMHNYMRMYWGKKILEWSATPEEAFAAAIRLNNKYELDGRDPNSFAGVAWCFGKHDRPWRERPIFGTVRYMNAVGLKRKFDADGYVRMIRDA; this is encoded by the coding sequence ATGATCCAGCATGAACGCGTCCGCTTTCTCAACAACGCCGAGCTCCGCGACGGCGATTTCGTCCTCTATTGGATCCAGGCGTCCCAGCGGGAGGAGACCAACCACGCCCTGGAATACGCCGTAAACCGGGCCAACGACCTCAACAAGCCGCTCGTCGTTCTGTTCGGGTTGAGGCCTTCGTTTCCTGAAGCCGCCGTCCGCGCCTACGCCTTCATGCTGGAGGGCCTGAAAGAGACGGCCGAGGCTCTGCGCGACCGCGGCATCCTCATGGTTGTCCGGCTGGGATCGCCCTGGGAGGAAGCGGTGAAGGCGGCCGAGGGAGCCTGCCTCGTCGTCGTCGACCGAGGCTATCTACGGATCGAAAGAGAATGGCGCACCCGGGCCGCTAAGGCGCTGGCCTGCCCGCTGGTTCAGGTTGAATCCGAGGTCGTCGTTCCCGTCGAGACGGCCTATGGGAAGGAGGCCTACACGGCCGCCGTTCTGCGGCCGCGGATTCATCGCCGCCTCGCGGAATTCCTGGTCCCACTCCGTAAGACCGGCCTGAAGAAAGATTCTTTGGGATTGCGTCTCGAATCCCTGGATATCTCGGATCCGGAAAAAACGTCGGCCGGGCTTTCCGTCGACCGCAGCGTCGGACCGGCGCCGTCGATCCGCGGGGGGACGTCGAAAGCCCTGGCTTTGCTCAAGGCGTTCATCGATAAGAAACTTCCCCGCTATGCCGAAGAAAGAAACGATCCCAACGCCGATGTTCAATCGGGGTTGAGTCCGTATCTGCACTTCGGACAAATTTCACCTCTGACCGCGGCCCTGGCGGTGTCCCGGACGCCGGGTCCGGGCAAGGCGTCGTTTCTCGAGGAGCTCATCGTCCGGCGGGAACTCGGCATGAATTATGCCTTTTTCAATGCGGCCTACGATTCCTATCGGGGGCTCCCGGACTGGTGCCGGGCGACGCTTGAGAAGCATAAAGGCGACAAGAGGGAATATGTTTATGCAATGGACAAGCTGGAGCGGGCGGAGACGCACGACCCCTATTGGAACGCCGCCCAGTTGGAGATGACGCTCACGGGGAAGATGCACAATTACATGCGGATGTACTGGGGGAAGAAGATCCTCGAGTGGTCGGCGACACCTGAGGAGGCCTTTGCCGCGGCCATCCGGCTCAACAACAAATACGAACTCGACGGGCGCGATCCCAACAGTTTCGCCGGCGTCGCCTGGTGTTTCGGCAAGCACGACCGGCCGTGGCGGGAGCGTCCGATCTTCGGAACCGTCCGCTACATGAACGCTGTCGGGCTGAAACGCAAGTTCGACGCCGACGGCTATGTGCGGATGATAAGGGACGCATGA
- a CDS encoding LapA family protein, translated as MKAKIILAVVLTALVVVLFFQNREIVTFKIYFWTIGISQVILVPVMVLAGIIIGYLLGTVRREKV; from the coding sequence ATGAAAGCAAAAATCATCCTGGCCGTTGTGTTGACGGCTCTCGTCGTGGTCCTGTTTTTCCAGAACAGGGAGATCGTGACGTTCAAGATCTATTTCTGGACGATCGGCATTTCCCAGGTCATCCTCGTCCCGGTCATGGTCCTGGCGGGAATCATCATCGGCTATCTTCTCGGAACCGTGCGGCGGGAAAAGGTATAG